A genomic window from Betta splendens chromosome 24, fBetSpl5.4, whole genome shotgun sequence includes:
- the LOC114849265 gene encoding deleted in malignant brain tumors 1 protein-like isoform X2, giving the protein MSFLPAEKLVLVLHLTIVLLILPTLTDAGVVCLENLRVVNGSNRCNGRVEVFHNWQWRRVCSSDWGKEEAEILCRELNCGSPSNATAAQTFGEAHDLPGVKTNCFGNESSFSQCTFQEFKEDCIDATVFCTNSKPVRLKNGTHRCSGRVEVYHNGQWGTVCDDRWDMQDAVVVCRQMNCGNPVAVKDQAHFGTGQDQMWLDDIDCIGNESSLTDCPHGGLGQHDCDHSEDAGVICSENVRLLDGPNLCSGRLEVFHNDTWGRICSNNWSSKEAAMVCKELNCGTPKETQESFGAGSSELGNYTSTCSDSVSSIAQCTLQQHSGTCNSVFVSCAELKLVNGPNRCSGRVEILHDGQWGTVCHDDFDMRDAQVVCRTMDCGSPQTIKHRAFFGEGEGEIWLDDVNCSGNETSLVHCQHRPFGERNCGHGEDVGVICSDSIRMLNGTDHCSGRVEVHYNGHWSPAYNFNWGMNEARVVCREINCGDPVQAAGLFGESGDLRGYKISCSGAERLLTQCTLRDYNRTSSDQIQDATVQCSGNVKLSNGPTRCAGTVELYDKGQWGTLCSDTWDMKDAEVVCRQLDCGKAHKISTNYMSGQTGQFECNGQEVALSQCPQRSLQDRDRTCNITSAASVVCTENLELRLVNDENECSGRVEVRHGADWKTVCDTDWTMKKAEVVCELLECGHAVNATGAAAFGQGSGSVVDTKDSCFDNVTALQQCSVKGFTAGTCGHEHDAGVLCSAQLRLISTFSQCAGRVEILHKGQWGTVCDDEWEMSNAYVVCKQLGCGNAVFAPKSAYFGEGTGPIWLDDVECSGQEATLMHCKHHGFGANNCGHSEDAGVICLGSLDKPQITLSPGPEVNWGNKVEITCTIGKEHLGGTFVLRKTQESTKLEMFSEHEAATFIFSKVNFNHTGSYFCEYHKKLPNEVTQSIPYPEGNIVNLSVTVKLEKPSISLTSPQAMMIYSPDKISVTQGSSFSITCWTHSTYGKGVFHLMRSDKQMSETQPAFTHLIFSEANFDFPKIGYKHQGEYTCVYNVNISSSPFCSAPSKTLQVTVQAPSSSTVGGVVGGVVVLLVVLVIGYLVWRNRWCVAGTTIQFRNRLAAAIKPSDGRRNTESNNQDTSNTDESTPEDVAGKVCYELEPLVCTGHK; this is encoded by the exons ATGAGTTTCCTTCCTGCTGAAAAACTAGTGCTTGTTCTACATTTAACCATAG TTCTGCTGATCCTACCAACACTTACAG ATGCTGGAGTCGTCTGTTTAG aaAACTTAAGGGTTGTCAACGGAAGCAATCGGTGTAATGGCAGAGTGGAAGTCTTCCACAATTGGCAATGGAGGCGGGTGTGCAGCAGTGACTGGGgcaaggaggaagcagagataCTGTGCAGAGAATTGAACTGCGGTTCTCCTAGCAATGCGACTGCAGCACAGACGTTTGGAGAAGCTCATGACCTGCCTGGAGTCAAGACCAATTGCTTTGGAAACGAGAGCTCCTTTTCACAGTGCACCTTTCAAGAATTCAAGGAAGACTGTATTGATGCTACAGTTTTCTGTACAA acAGTAAACCAGTCCGTCTAAAGAATGGGACCCATCGATGCTCTGGGCGGGTGGAGGTCTACCACAACGGACAGTGGGGAACTGTTTGTGACGACAGATGGGACATGCAGGATGCAGTGGTTGTTTGTCGACAGATGAATTGCGGGAACCCGGTCGCAGTCAAGGACCAAGCCCACTTTGGCACAGGTCAGGATCAGATGTGGTTGGATGACATTGACTGTATTGGTAATGAAAGTAGCCTGACTGACTGCCCACATGGAGGCCTCGGACAACATGACTGCGACCACTCTGAAGATGCAGGTGTTATATGCTCAg AAAATGTCAGACTGCTTGATGGACCCAACTTGTGCTCTGGCAGACTGGAGGTCTTCCACAACGATACATGGGGGAGGATCTGTTCAAATAACTGGAGCAGCAAAGAGGCTGCAATGGTGTGTAAAGAACTCAACTGTGGCACTCCCAAAGAAACCCAAGAGAGCTTTGGCGCTGGTAGCAGCGAGCTGGGAAATTATACGAGCACATGCTCTGACAGTGTGAGCTCCATTGCCCAGTGCACACTTCAACAGCACTCAGGAACATGCAACAGTGTTTTTGTGTCGTGTGCAG AGCTGAAGCTTGTGAATGGCCCAAACCGCTGCTCCGGCAGGGTGGAGATTCTGCATGACGGCCAGTGGGGAACGGTGTGCCACGATGACTTTGACATGAGAGACGCCCAGGTGGTGTGCAGGACCATGGACTGTGGGTCACCTCAGACCATCAAACACAGAGCGTTCTTcggtgaaggtgaaggagagatatGGCTGGATGATGTAAACTGCTCCGGCAATGAGACATCTCTTGTGCACTGCCAACACCGGCCCTTTGGAGAGCGTAACTGTGGCCATGGAGAGGACGTTGGTGTGATATGTTCAG ATTCCATTCGAATGCTTAATGGCACTGACCATTGCTCGGGCCGGGTGGAGGTCCACTACAATGGTCACTGGTCACCAGCGTATAACTTCAACTGGGGAATGAACGAAGCCCGAGTGGTGTGTCGAGAAATTAACTGTGGCGATCCTGTTCAGGCCGCAGGCTTGTTTGGTGAGAGTGGAGATTTGAGGGGGTATAAAATTAGCTGCAGTGGAGCGGAGAGGTTGCTGACACAGTGCACACTCAGAGACTACAACAGAACCAGCAGTGACCAAATTCAAGATGCAACAGTCCAATGTTCAG GCAATGTGAAATTATCCAATGGGCCGACTCGCTGTGCTGGAACAGTGGAGCTGTACGACAAAGGCCAGTGGGGCACTTTGTGCTCTGATACCTGGGATATGAAAGATGCAGAAGTGGTGTGCAGGCAGCTGGACTGTGGAAAAGCTCATAAAATTAGTACCAACTATATGTCTGGGCAAACCGGACAATTTGAATGTAATGGACAAGAGGTTGCGTTGTCACAGTGCCCACAAAGATCTTtacaagacagagacagaacttGCAATATAACTTCAGCTGCCAGTGTTGTCTGCACAG AAAATCTGGAGTTGCGGCTGGTTAATGATGAGAATGAGTGCTCTGGCAGAGTAGAGGTCCGACATGGTGCGGACTGGAAaactgtgtgtgacacagactggaccatgaagaaggctgaggttgtgtgtgagctgctggagtgtGGCCACGCCGTTAATGCAACCGGTGCTGCTGCATTCGGCCAAGGCAGCGGGTCAGTGGTGGACACCAAGGATTCCTGTTTTGACAATGTGACGGCTCTGCAGCAATGCTCGGTCAAAGGTTTCACAGCGGGAACATGTGGGCATGAACACGACGCTGGTGTTCTCTGTTCTG CACAGCTCCGTTTGATAAGCACTTTCAGCCAATGCGCCGGCAGAGTGGAGATCCTCCATAAAGGCCAGTGGGGgactgtgtgtgatgatgagtgGGAGATGAGCAACGCCTACGTGGTGTGCAAGCAGCTCGGCTGTGGCAATGCAGTGTTTGCTCCCAAGTCTGCTTACTTTGGTGAAGGCACTGGACCGATATGGCTCGACGACGTGGAATGTTCGGGTCAAGAGGCCACTCTCATGCACTGCAAGCATCACGGGTTTGGAGCAAATAACTGTGGGCACAGTGAAGATGCTGGTGTCATCTGTTTAG GTTCTCTAGACAAGCCCCAGATCACCTTGAGTCCTGGTCCGGAGGTGAACTGGGGCAACAAAGTTGAAATCACCTGCACTATAGGAAAAGAGCACTTAGGTGGAACATTTGTCCTGAGAAAGACACAAGAATCCACCAaattggagatgttctctgaaCATGAAGCTGCTACCTTCATCTTTTCTAAAGTGAACTTCAACCACACAGGATCGTACTTCTGTGAATATCACAAGAAACTGCCAAATGAAGTCACTCAATCAATCCCCTACCCTGAGGGAAACATTGTTAATCTTTCTGTCACAG TGAAACTGGAGAAGCCCAGCATCTCCCTGACGTCTCCTCAGGCCATGATGATCTACAGCCCAGACAAGATATCTGTCACCCAGGGAAGCAGCTTCTCCATCACCTGCTGGACTCATTCCACATATGGGAAAGGCGTTTTCCACCTGATGAGGTCTGACAAGCAAATGAGTGAAACTCAGCCGGCGTTCACTCACTTAATTTTCAGTGAGGCCAACTTTGACTTTCCGAAGATAGGCTATAAACACCAAGGAGAGTACACCTGTGTCTACAATGTTAACATCTCCTCATCGCCAttctgctctgctccttccaAGACTCTCCAAGTCACTGTACAGG CCCCGTCATCCTCAACTGTCGGAGGAGTTGTCGGAGGTGTTGTGGTCCTGCTGGTAGTGCTGGTTATAGGATACCTGGTCTGGAGAAATAGATGGTGTGTTGCTG GTACAACAATTCAGTTTCGAAACAGGCTCGCAGCAGCAATCAAGCCAAGCGATGGACG TCGCAATACAGAATCTAACAATCAAGATACGAGCAACACGGATGAGAGCACCCCCGAAGACGTGGCTGGGAAAGTGTGCTATGAGCTCGAACCACTTGTTTGTACAGGGCATAAATGA
- the LOC114849265 gene encoding deleted in malignant brain tumors 1 protein-like isoform X1, protein MSFLPAEKLVLVLHLTIVLLILPTLTDAGVVCLENLRVVNGSNRCNGRVEVFHNWQWRRVCSSDWGKEEAEILCRELNCGSPSNATAAQTFGEAHDLPGVKTNCFGNESSFSQCTFQEFKEDCIDATVFCTNSKPVRLKNGTHRCSGRVEVYHNGQWGTVCDDRWDMQDAVVVCRQMNCGNPVAVKDQAHFGTGQDQMWLDDIDCIGNESSLTDCPHGGLGQHDCDHSEDAGVICSENVRLLDGPNLCSGRLEVFHNDTWGRICSNNWSSKEAAMVCKELNCGTPKETQESFGAGSSELGNYTSTCSDSVSSIAQCTLQQHSGTCNSVFVSCAELKLVNGPNRCSGRVEILHDGQWGTVCHDDFDMRDAQVVCRTMDCGSPQTIKHRAFFGEGEGEIWLDDVNCSGNETSLVHCQHRPFGERNCGHGEDVGVICSDSIRMLNGTDHCSGRVEVHYNGHWSPAYNFNWGMNEARVVCREINCGDPVQAAGLFGESGDLRGYKISCSGAERLLTQCTLRDYNRTSSDQIQDATVQCSGNVKLSNGPTRCAGTVELYDKGQWGTLCSDTWDMKDAEVVCRQLDCGKAHKISTNYMSGQTGQFECNGQEVALSQCPQRSLQDRDRTCNITSAASVVCTENLELRLVNDENECSGRVEVRHGADWKTVCDTDWTMKKAEVVCELLECGHAVNATGAAAFGQGSGSVVDTKDSCFDNVTALQQCSVKGFTAGTCGHEHDAGVLCSGEYAQMISSGWMPILKIVCVSHAAQLRLISTFSQCAGRVEILHKGQWGTVCDDEWEMSNAYVVCKQLGCGNAVFAPKSAYFGEGTGPIWLDDVECSGQEATLMHCKHHGFGANNCGHSEDAGVICLGSLDKPQITLSPGPEVNWGNKVEITCTIGKEHLGGTFVLRKTQESTKLEMFSEHEAATFIFSKVNFNHTGSYFCEYHKKLPNEVTQSIPYPEGNIVNLSVTVKLEKPSISLTSPQAMMIYSPDKISVTQGSSFSITCWTHSTYGKGVFHLMRSDKQMSETQPAFTHLIFSEANFDFPKIGYKHQGEYTCVYNVNISSSPFCSAPSKTLQVTVQAPSSSTVGGVVGGVVVLLVVLVIGYLVWRNRWCVAGTTIQFRNRLAAAIKPSDGRRNTESNNQDTSNTDESTPEDVAGKVCYELEPLVCTGHK, encoded by the exons ATGAGTTTCCTTCCTGCTGAAAAACTAGTGCTTGTTCTACATTTAACCATAG TTCTGCTGATCCTACCAACACTTACAG ATGCTGGAGTCGTCTGTTTAG aaAACTTAAGGGTTGTCAACGGAAGCAATCGGTGTAATGGCAGAGTGGAAGTCTTCCACAATTGGCAATGGAGGCGGGTGTGCAGCAGTGACTGGGgcaaggaggaagcagagataCTGTGCAGAGAATTGAACTGCGGTTCTCCTAGCAATGCGACTGCAGCACAGACGTTTGGAGAAGCTCATGACCTGCCTGGAGTCAAGACCAATTGCTTTGGAAACGAGAGCTCCTTTTCACAGTGCACCTTTCAAGAATTCAAGGAAGACTGTATTGATGCTACAGTTTTCTGTACAA acAGTAAACCAGTCCGTCTAAAGAATGGGACCCATCGATGCTCTGGGCGGGTGGAGGTCTACCACAACGGACAGTGGGGAACTGTTTGTGACGACAGATGGGACATGCAGGATGCAGTGGTTGTTTGTCGACAGATGAATTGCGGGAACCCGGTCGCAGTCAAGGACCAAGCCCACTTTGGCACAGGTCAGGATCAGATGTGGTTGGATGACATTGACTGTATTGGTAATGAAAGTAGCCTGACTGACTGCCCACATGGAGGCCTCGGACAACATGACTGCGACCACTCTGAAGATGCAGGTGTTATATGCTCAg AAAATGTCAGACTGCTTGATGGACCCAACTTGTGCTCTGGCAGACTGGAGGTCTTCCACAACGATACATGGGGGAGGATCTGTTCAAATAACTGGAGCAGCAAAGAGGCTGCAATGGTGTGTAAAGAACTCAACTGTGGCACTCCCAAAGAAACCCAAGAGAGCTTTGGCGCTGGTAGCAGCGAGCTGGGAAATTATACGAGCACATGCTCTGACAGTGTGAGCTCCATTGCCCAGTGCACACTTCAACAGCACTCAGGAACATGCAACAGTGTTTTTGTGTCGTGTGCAG AGCTGAAGCTTGTGAATGGCCCAAACCGCTGCTCCGGCAGGGTGGAGATTCTGCATGACGGCCAGTGGGGAACGGTGTGCCACGATGACTTTGACATGAGAGACGCCCAGGTGGTGTGCAGGACCATGGACTGTGGGTCACCTCAGACCATCAAACACAGAGCGTTCTTcggtgaaggtgaaggagagatatGGCTGGATGATGTAAACTGCTCCGGCAATGAGACATCTCTTGTGCACTGCCAACACCGGCCCTTTGGAGAGCGTAACTGTGGCCATGGAGAGGACGTTGGTGTGATATGTTCAG ATTCCATTCGAATGCTTAATGGCACTGACCATTGCTCGGGCCGGGTGGAGGTCCACTACAATGGTCACTGGTCACCAGCGTATAACTTCAACTGGGGAATGAACGAAGCCCGAGTGGTGTGTCGAGAAATTAACTGTGGCGATCCTGTTCAGGCCGCAGGCTTGTTTGGTGAGAGTGGAGATTTGAGGGGGTATAAAATTAGCTGCAGTGGAGCGGAGAGGTTGCTGACACAGTGCACACTCAGAGACTACAACAGAACCAGCAGTGACCAAATTCAAGATGCAACAGTCCAATGTTCAG GCAATGTGAAATTATCCAATGGGCCGACTCGCTGTGCTGGAACAGTGGAGCTGTACGACAAAGGCCAGTGGGGCACTTTGTGCTCTGATACCTGGGATATGAAAGATGCAGAAGTGGTGTGCAGGCAGCTGGACTGTGGAAAAGCTCATAAAATTAGTACCAACTATATGTCTGGGCAAACCGGACAATTTGAATGTAATGGACAAGAGGTTGCGTTGTCACAGTGCCCACAAAGATCTTtacaagacagagacagaacttGCAATATAACTTCAGCTGCCAGTGTTGTCTGCACAG AAAATCTGGAGTTGCGGCTGGTTAATGATGAGAATGAGTGCTCTGGCAGAGTAGAGGTCCGACATGGTGCGGACTGGAAaactgtgtgtgacacagactggaccatgaagaaggctgaggttgtgtgtgagctgctggagtgtGGCCACGCCGTTAATGCAACCGGTGCTGCTGCATTCGGCCAAGGCAGCGGGTCAGTGGTGGACACCAAGGATTCCTGTTTTGACAATGTGACGGCTCTGCAGCAATGCTCGGTCAAAGGTTTCACAGCGGGAACATGTGGGCATGAACACGACGCTGGTGTTCTCTGTTCTGGTGAGTATGCACAGATGATATCCTCTGGGTGGATGCCAATTCTGAAAATTGTATGTGTTTCTCATGCAGCACAGCTCCGTTTGATAAGCACTTTCAGCCAATGCGCCGGCAGAGTGGAGATCCTCCATAAAGGCCAGTGGGGgactgtgtgtgatgatgagtgGGAGATGAGCAACGCCTACGTGGTGTGCAAGCAGCTCGGCTGTGGCAATGCAGTGTTTGCTCCCAAGTCTGCTTACTTTGGTGAAGGCACTGGACCGATATGGCTCGACGACGTGGAATGTTCGGGTCAAGAGGCCACTCTCATGCACTGCAAGCATCACGGGTTTGGAGCAAATAACTGTGGGCACAGTGAAGATGCTGGTGTCATCTGTTTAG GTTCTCTAGACAAGCCCCAGATCACCTTGAGTCCTGGTCCGGAGGTGAACTGGGGCAACAAAGTTGAAATCACCTGCACTATAGGAAAAGAGCACTTAGGTGGAACATTTGTCCTGAGAAAGACACAAGAATCCACCAaattggagatgttctctgaaCATGAAGCTGCTACCTTCATCTTTTCTAAAGTGAACTTCAACCACACAGGATCGTACTTCTGTGAATATCACAAGAAACTGCCAAATGAAGTCACTCAATCAATCCCCTACCCTGAGGGAAACATTGTTAATCTTTCTGTCACAG TGAAACTGGAGAAGCCCAGCATCTCCCTGACGTCTCCTCAGGCCATGATGATCTACAGCCCAGACAAGATATCTGTCACCCAGGGAAGCAGCTTCTCCATCACCTGCTGGACTCATTCCACATATGGGAAAGGCGTTTTCCACCTGATGAGGTCTGACAAGCAAATGAGTGAAACTCAGCCGGCGTTCACTCACTTAATTTTCAGTGAGGCCAACTTTGACTTTCCGAAGATAGGCTATAAACACCAAGGAGAGTACACCTGTGTCTACAATGTTAACATCTCCTCATCGCCAttctgctctgctccttccaAGACTCTCCAAGTCACTGTACAGG CCCCGTCATCCTCAACTGTCGGAGGAGTTGTCGGAGGTGTTGTGGTCCTGCTGGTAGTGCTGGTTATAGGATACCTGGTCTGGAGAAATAGATGGTGTGTTGCTG GTACAACAATTCAGTTTCGAAACAGGCTCGCAGCAGCAATCAAGCCAAGCGATGGACG TCGCAATACAGAATCTAACAATCAAGATACGAGCAACACGGATGAGAGCACCCCCGAAGACGTGGCTGGGAAAGTGTGCTATGAGCTCGAACCACTTGTTTGTACAGGGCATAAATGA
- the sh3bgrl2 gene encoding SH3 domain-binding glutamic acid-rich-like protein 2: MVIRVYVASSTGSVAVKKHQQEVVGFLEANRVSFQEVDITMLEEQRLWMYRNIPRDKLPEKGNPLPPQIFNEDRYCGNYEDFFQSKENNTVFAFLGLDAHPSVKDSES; the protein is encoded by the exons ATGGTCATCAGGGTCTACGTCGCTTCCTCAACCGGCTCCGTCGCG GTAAAGAAGCATCAGCAGGAGGTGGTGGGTTTCCTGGAGGCCAATCGAGTCAGCTTCCAGGAAGTAGACATCACCATGCTGGAGGAACAGAGGCTGTGGATGTACCGCAACATCCCCAGAGACAAGCTGCCAGAGAAAGGCAACCCATTGCCTCCGCAGATCTTCAACGAGGACCGTTACTGTGGG AACTATGAAGACTTCTTCCAGTCAAAAGAGAACAACACTGTGTTTGCATTCCTTGGGCTCGACGCCCACCCTTCAgtaaaa GATTCTGAGTCATAG
- the lca5 gene encoding lebercilin: MESELASDLYHDNRDVDLSRQSFRSSRKDSPVSSLRQHKTNHQDKNQDEVKKDNNVESRSKTRTRRSDPDRDHVSDGEGQQSSGSFYSEDYENDSPDRSLSPYSHSQTPSPTPLREARKKRSSSSSLYKTGGVSRRGMSRPQRPGGQRLTQQHRRGVQSQSKDSTPAKDLDLVTKRMLSVRLLKINELRNSLAELQQRTDELQKENRILRQLQVRQEKALQRYDDTESEISQLLSRHNNETHVLRERLRRSQERERAAERRLKDSEEQLQRSQATITRLKKLVDQRELGTRDELNRRLEEEKARAQEAEHKIKDLERGMELSNSSYQRQLAAEKKKTIGSQEEIRVLQEELERLANKLKEKERELDTKNIYANRIVKGSQRKDTDSYTKRKVSSRNSTKAVQTEDRTSSLDFPTPPPAITDANEYSEQPSDEYLSLKELNKGDMKAETEDRRQNWEPQKIREREKRDREIEVVKENKFDKDEKLHLNVLEEKPKRLGDGWEKEMGEEYKRKTSYLIKQKDEENKKKHNRVQEEVERWNQEALTNQQAAEEARRKKEKMLAKMLEIDRQNQGVQDSTHAESAPPEAIRSTGDRFSPRPPEQRHHNSPIFNLTESGESDALRNGAGSREGGRRRPEGGAITTMGRRLLRTQTSSDDLAFGSYAPSFGNPASRGSSGFPPTPPKENKESALEAIGVLSLRGMEAEVEKEAEKGGSDRKTNLMQQLFGALAKPASDSMNPSSKMEVLSSPPTTNGLRSRRDGLFDLNSGSSTPPASSLSTLHVADSRPAVRAIASFDDDIEELTL; encoded by the exons ATGGAATCTGAACTCGCTTCTGACCTGTACCATGATAACCGAGACGTGGATCTCAGTCGTCAGTCTTTCCGGAGTTCAAGGAAAGACTCTCCAGTGTCATCCTTGCGACAACACAAAACGAACCATCAGGACAAGAATCAGGATGAAGTCAAAAAAGACAACAATGTTGAAAGTAGATCAAAGACTCGTACCCGGAGATCAGATCCCGATCGGGACCACGTATCTGATGGCGAGGGACAGCAAAGTAGTGGATCTTTTTATTCAGAGGACTATGAGAATGACTCTCCAGACCGCTCACTCTCGCCATATTCACATTCCCAAACTCCATCCCCTACTCCTCTAAGAGAGGCCCGGAAAAAGAGAAGTTCTAGCAGTTCTCTTTATAAGACAG gTGGTGTGAGTCGGCGGGGTATGTCCCGCCCACAGCGTCCAGGTGGCCAACGACTGACACAGCAGCATCGCAGAGGAGTACAGTCACAAAGCAAAGACTCCACACCAGCTAAAGACCTGGACCTAGTGACTAAGCGGATGCTTTCCGTCCGCCTGCTTAAGATCAACGAGCTTCGGAATTCTCTTGCTGAACTGCAACAGCGCACTGATGAGCTGCAGAAGGAAAATCGAATTCTCAGACAG cttcaggtgCGTCAAGAGAAAGCCCTGCAGCGATATGATGACACAGAAAGTGAGATTTCCCAGCTGCTGTCGCGCCACAACAATGAGACCCATGTGCTGCGTGAACGACTCAGGCGCAGTCAGGAGCGGGAGCGGGCAGCTGAACGGCGTTTAAAAGACagcgaggagcagctgcagagaagtCAGGCAACCATCACCCGGTTAAAGAAGCTGGTTGACCAGCGAGAGTTAGGAACTAGGGATGAGCTAAACCGCAgactggaggaagagaaggcaCGAGCCCAAGAGGCAGAGCACAAAATTAAG GACCTGGAGCGTGGCATGGAACTGAGCAACAGCAGCTACCAGCGACAGCTGGCTGCAGAAAAGAAGAAGACCATCGGTTCCCAGGAGGAGATCAGGGTCCTGCAGGAAGAGCTAGAAAGACTGGCCAATAAACTGAAg gaaaaggagagagaactAGATACCAAGAACATCTATGCCAATCGCATAGTCAAAGGGTCACAAAGAAAAGATACTGACAGctacacaaagagaaaag TATCCAGTAGGAACAGTACCAAGGCAGTGCAGACTGAGGACAGGACGTCTAGTCTGGATTTCCCCACACCTCCTCCTGCCATCACTGATGCCAACGAGTACAGTGAACAGCCATCTGATGAATACCTGTCACTCAAA GAGCTTAACAAAGGGGACATGAAGGCAGAAACCGAAGACAGGCGTCAAAACTGGGAACCGCAgaaaatcagagagagagaaaaaagagacAGGGAGATTGAGGTAGTGAAGGAAAACAAGTTTGACAAAGACGAGAAACTGCATCTGAATGTACTTGAAGAGAAGCCAAAGAGACTTGGAGATG GGTGGGAGAAAGAAATGGGAGAAGAATACAAGAGGAAAACGAGTTATTTGATTAAACAAAaggatgaagaaaacaaaaagaaacataaTCGCGTCCAGGAGGAGGTAGAGAGGTGGAACCAGGAAGCTCTGACCAATCAGCAAGCAGCGGAGGAAGCCCGtcgtaaaaaagaaaagatgctgGCTAAGATGCTCGAAATAGACCGACAAAACCAGGGAGTCCAGGACTCCACGCATGCTGAGTCAGCTCCTCCTGAGGCCATTAGAAGCACTGGTGACCGTTTCTCTCCACGTCCCCCCGAGCAGAGGCATCATAACTCTCCCATTTTCAACCTCACTGAATCAGGGGAGTCAGACGCTTTGCGTAATGGGGCAGGAAGCAGGGAAGGTGGAAGAAGGAGACCAGAAGGTGGAGCCATTACCACAATGGGAAGGAGGCTACTTCGCACTCAGACCTCCAGTGACGACTTGGCGTTTGGAAGCTACGCACCCTCTTTTGGAAATCCAGCTTCACGAGGTTCCTCTGGTTTCCCTCCAACTCCGCCCAAAGAGAACAAAGAATCTGCATTAGAAGCAATAGGTGTTTTAAGCCTAAGAGGGATGGAGGCCGAGGTggaaaaggaggcagaaaaaggtGGAAGCGACAGGAAGACAAACctgatgcagcagctgtttggtgCCCTGGCCAAGCCTGCTAGCGACAGCATGAACCCCTCCAGTAAAATGGAGGTGCTCAGCAGTCCTCCAACTACAAATGGACTACGTTCAAGAAGGGACGGACTGTTCGACTTGAACTCaggctcctccactcctcctgcctcctctctaAGTACCCTACACGTAGCAGACAGCAGACCCGCCGTCCGGGCCATCGCCTCGTTCGACGATGACATAGAGGAGCTGACTTTATGA
- the fam167ab gene encoding protein FAM167A translates to MDVTTPPQITVDRVGVAEDTGCREDVDLPTDDHLMNLKALAEKLRLETRRPSYLEWKARLEAKCFSELGAGQAPVQDKHEGNPDPEVTRCRMPSDALKGFGTMDDALSWLRRELADMRLQDQQLARQLMRLRGDIHKLKIEQTCHLHRRMLNDATVGLEERDELSDLLCECPVTPGLGLSAPLRLIGVTKMNINSRRFSLC, encoded by the exons ATGGATGTAACCACACCTCCCCAAATCACGGTGGACAGGGTCGGAGTGGCAGAGGACACAGGTTGTAGAGAGGACGTGGATCTGCCCACAGACGACCACCTGATGAACCTGAAGGCCTTGGCAGAGAAACTGAGACTGGAGACCAGGAGGCCCTCGTACCTGGAATGGAAAGCTCGACTGGAGGCAAAATGCTTCAGCGAGCTGGGAGCCGGACAAGCACCCGTCCAAGATAAGCATGAGGGGAATCCGGACCCCGAGGTCACCCGGTGCAGGATGCCGTCGGACGCCCTGAAAGGATTTGGGACCATGGACGACGCTCTCAGCTGGCTCCGAAGAGAACTG GCGGACATGCGGCTGCAGGACCAGCAGCTGGCCAGGCAGCTCATGCGGCTCCGCGGCGACATCCACAAGCTGAAGATCGAGCAGACGTGCCACCTGCACCGGCGCATGCTCAACGACGCCACCGTGGGCCTGGAGGAGCGCGACGAGCTGTCCGACCTGCTGTGCGAGTGCCCCGTGACCCCCGGCCTCGGCCTCTCGGCGCCGCTGAGGCTCATCGGCGTCACCAAGATGAACATTAACTCCCGCCGCTTCTCGCTGTGCTAG